A window of the Pangasianodon hypophthalmus isolate fPanHyp1 chromosome 12, fPanHyp1.pri, whole genome shotgun sequence genome harbors these coding sequences:
- the lrrc3ca gene encoding leucine-rich repeat-containing protein 3B: MPMPSYWLLRHSMVMCLLLHSLVLMTLCFHHAATSCSKHCYCSESEGPSGGKTMRCSNLRLTEIPNDIPNDTRRLYLDYNMLTSVPANAFQDLPLLAELDLSHNELALLEPGAFRGLAASLLFLDLSSNQLVTLDPEAFEGVRARSNLTGNPWHCDCRLQTSLPRLDLEPVSLTGIVCQTSEPEDSGAQGVPFLLAKDLDLCVVLKKTTDVAMLVTMFGWFTMVISYLVYYVRHNQEDARRHLEYLKSLPSRQGKSEESSTISTVV; this comes from the coding sequence ATGCCGATGCCGTCCTATTGGCTGCTCCGGCACTCCATGGTCATGTGCTTGCTTCTACACAGCTTGGTGTTGATGACGCTCTGCTTCCACCACGCAGCCACTTCCTGCTCAAAACACTGCTACTGCTCCGAGAGCGAGGGTCCGTCTGGGGGCAAGACCATGCGGTGCAGCAACCTACGCCTCACCGAGATCCCAAATGACATCCCGAATGACACACGGCGCCTCTACCTCGACTACAACATGCTGACCAGTGTCCCTGCCAATGCCTTTCAAGATCTTCCTCTGCTGGCTGAACTTGATCTTTCCCACAATGAGCTGGCACTGCTTGAGCCTGGAGCTTTCCGGGGCCTGGCTGCCTCCTTGCTATTCCTGGATCTGTCCTCCAACCAGCTGGTGACGCTGGATCCTGAAGCTTTTGAAGGCGTGAGGGCTCGATCCAATCTGACTGGCAACCCCTGGCACTGTGACTGTCGGTTACAGACGTCACTTCCACGCCTCGATCTGGAGCCTGTGTCTCTCACCGGCATTGTTTGCCAAACATCAGAGCCCGAGGACTCAGGTGCCCAAGGTGTGCCCTTTCTGCTGGCCAAAGACTTGGACCTATGCGTGGTGCTTAAAAAGACCACAGACGTGGCCATGCTAGTGACCATGTTTGGATGGTTCACCATGGTCATCTCCTACCTGGTCTACTACGTGCGGCATAATCAAGAAGATGCCAGGCGCCACCTGGAGTATCTCAAGTCTCTGCCCAGCAGGCAGGGCAAGTCTGAGGAGTCTTCCACCATTAGCACTGTGGTTTGA